From Zingiber officinale cultivar Zhangliang chromosome 5B, Zo_v1.1, whole genome shotgun sequence, the proteins below share one genomic window:
- the LOC121984588 gene encoding ATP synthase subunit O, mitochondrial-like encodes MALAGRLRSAFTLLNKALSAESSVLFARSSAEGSLGNLSTGLRTFATQTQPTEAKVKVPLKLFGGSGNYATALFIAANKANALDKVEAEILDVVEASKRSPRFSKFIRDMSIPKKTRVKTVTEIFSEAGFSDVTKNFLAVLADNGRLAHIDRISKRFVELTMAQRGEVKVIVTTVIPLPAEEEKELKLTMQDILGPGKTAKIEQKIDTGILGGLVVEFENKVFDMSIKTRAKQMENFLREPINFDNL; translated from the exons ATGGCTCTCGCGGGGCGCCTCAGATCTGCCTTCACTCTCTTAAACAAGGCCCTTTCCGCCGAATCATCAGTCCTCTTTGCTCGATCGTCCGCCGAGGGGTCCTTGGGAAACCTTAGCACG GGGCTAAGGACCTTTGCGACCCAGACACAACCAACTGAAGCAAAGGTCAAG GTGCCCTTGAAACTATTTGGAGGTTCTGGAAATTATGCAACTGCTCTTTTCATTGCTGCAAATAAAGCAAATGCATTGGACAAGGTCGAAGCTGAGATTCTTGATGTGGTAGAGGCTTCCAAGAGGAGTCCTCGGTTTTCCAAGTTCATCAGAGACATGTCAATTCCTAAAAAGACCCGTGTCAAAACTGTCACTGAAATATTTTCTGAAGCTGGATTTTCTGATGTCACCAAGAATTTCTTAG CTGTCTTGGCTGATAATGGAAGGCTTGCACACATAGATCGTATTTCTAAGAGATTTGTTGAGTTGACTATGGCACAAAGGGGAGAGGTTAAAGTCATTGTTACAACAGTTATC CCGCTTCCTgcggaagaagagaaggagcttAAGTTGACTATGCAAGATATTCTAGGGCCTGGAAAAACTGCCAAGATCGAGCAGAAG ATCGATACCGGCATTCTTGGAGGATTGGTGGTCGAGTTTGAAAACAAGGTCTTTGACATGTCGATAAAGACCAGGGCCAAGCAGATGGAAAACTTCTTGAGGGAGCCTATTAATTTTGACAACCTCTAG
- the LOC121984589 gene encoding 40S ribosomal protein S23: MGKTRGMGAGRKLKTHRRRQRWADKSYKKSHLGNEWKKPFAGSSHAKGIVLEKIGIEAKQPNSAIRKCARVQLIKNGKKIAAFVPNDGCLNYIEENDEVLIAGFGRKGHAVGDIPGVRFKVVKVSGVSLLALFKEKKEKPRS, encoded by the exons ATGGG GAAGACGCGAGGAATGGGAGCTGGGCGCAAGCTCAAGACTCACAGGAGGCGGCAGAGGTGGGCTGACAAATCATACAAGAAGAGTCATCTTGGCAACGAATGGAAGAAACCCTTTGCTGGTTCCTCTCATGCCAAGGGCATCGTCCTTGAGAAGAT AGGTATCGAAGCTAAGCAGCCAAACTCTGCCATCCGTAAGTGTGCTAGAGTTCAGCTCATAAAGAACGGGAAGAAAATTGCAGCTTTTGTTCCAAATGATGGTTGCTTAAACTACATAGAAGAAAAT GATGAAGTGCTGATTGCTGGTTTTGGGCGTAAGGGCCACGCTGTTGGTGATATTCCTGGAGTGAGGTTCAAGGTTGTGAAGGTATCTGGTGTTTCCCTTTTGGCACTCTTcaaggaaaagaaggagaagcctcggtCTTAA